One stretch of Aeromicrobium fastidiosum DNA includes these proteins:
- a CDS encoding alpha/beta fold hydrolase, which yields MSTFTVPGADLDVELSDEGGHPVVQLHGLTSSRSRDRLLDLDLGRGLSGTRLLRYDARGHGRSTGQPETEHYRWGNLADDLLRLLDRYFPGEQVHGVGPSMGTATLLHAAVREPERFSGLTLLVPPTAWETRVAKGEEYRAAARLIEQQGLEVFLEAGRLAPVPPATAGLPETQPDVDVSLLPSLFRGAGASDLPSPDDIAAIGVPQVTILAWVDDPAHPLSTAQALVELLPHATLSVASTRADLETWPAVLAADVARHGS from the coding sequence ATGAGCACCTTCACCGTCCCGGGTGCCGACCTCGATGTCGAGCTGAGCGACGAGGGCGGTCACCCCGTCGTCCAGCTGCACGGGCTCACCTCGAGCCGCTCGCGCGACCGCCTGCTCGACCTCGACCTCGGACGCGGCCTGAGCGGCACCCGCCTGCTGCGCTACGACGCCCGCGGCCACGGCCGCTCGACGGGCCAGCCGGAGACCGAGCACTACCGGTGGGGCAACCTCGCGGACGATCTGCTGCGGCTGCTCGACCGGTACTTCCCCGGCGAGCAGGTGCACGGTGTCGGGCCCTCGATGGGCACCGCCACGCTGCTGCACGCGGCGGTGCGCGAGCCCGAGCGGTTCAGCGGACTGACACTGCTGGTGCCGCCGACGGCCTGGGAGACCCGCGTGGCCAAGGGCGAGGAGTACCGGGCCGCGGCCCGCCTCATCGAGCAGCAGGGGCTCGAGGTCTTCCTCGAGGCCGGACGCCTCGCGCCGGTGCCGCCTGCCACCGCCGGTCTGCCCGAGACCCAGCCCGACGTCGACGTGAGCCTGCTGCCGTCGCTGTTCCGCGGGGCCGGCGCGAGCGACCTGCCGTCACCAGACGACATCGCCGCCATCGGTGTCCCGCAGGTCACGATCCTCGCCTGGGTCGACGACCCGGCCCATCCGCTGTCGACGGCGCAGGCACTCGTCGAGCTGCTGCCGCATGCGACCCTCTCCGTCGCGTCCACCCGGGCCGATCTCGAGACGTGGCCCGCCGTCCTGGCCGCCGACGTCGCGCGCCACGGATCCTGA
- a CDS encoding Mbeg1-like protein: protein MQDAATDLEARAQRVHDTANEIDRLSQLVSQGWNGEAAAAFDLRVAAARRAVDSVSETHYQAATQVRDYCTQWEETDRIARSARRDMESAATTYRREGKAGAQHLADEIKRGIEGLDDKVEDVPILGDITGAATSGLAKFAHEVVERLLSWDPHPPTPTMRPVAPGAFDLGDVKSMAKAIGNAAEWGVNAVLDGIDKVIDLIGGIVRGAVRALEAVGEAFVDAIESALKAAGEAIETLFELGRKAAVAIGHLVASAAKIVFDAVVNSVKATIDFLISLGKKVWDVIEFVLDGAAALVAGVMALIAGKIRRDLGLNDRRMKDTKVADRAALRDLTYPDFLAEVKERQDLANFAYKPSGAPKGWERVQDYPGTDGFYAVAFKKKGTDTVVLAYRGTSMESVKDWRDNAINATDLPSNQARQAIEVAKSVAADPRFKNHDIEYTGHSLGGSLASIASVATGNPAKTFNAASIGEGNYLLAKAAGGHGTSEKQIVNYHTAPDILTNGQDAGGIRPAAGAQVTVDSTTRNPVSAHGLDSFDWSKFETPKAKVR from the coding sequence GTGCAGGACGCGGCGACCGATCTCGAGGCGCGGGCGCAGCGCGTCCACGACACCGCCAACGAGATCGATCGGCTGTCGCAGCTTGTCTCCCAGGGCTGGAACGGCGAAGCGGCTGCCGCGTTCGACCTGCGGGTGGCCGCCGCGCGGCGTGCCGTCGACAGCGTGTCGGAGACGCACTACCAAGCCGCAACGCAGGTTCGCGACTACTGCACGCAGTGGGAGGAGACCGATCGAATCGCACGGTCCGCCCGCCGCGACATGGAGTCGGCGGCGACCACCTACCGCCGCGAGGGCAAGGCCGGCGCCCAGCACCTCGCCGACGAGATCAAGCGCGGGATCGAGGGCCTCGACGACAAGGTCGAGGACGTCCCGATCCTCGGCGACATCACCGGCGCAGCGACGTCCGGCCTGGCGAAGTTCGCCCACGAGGTCGTCGAGCGCCTGCTGTCGTGGGATCCCCACCCGCCCACGCCCACGATGCGCCCCGTCGCCCCCGGAGCCTTCGACCTCGGTGACGTGAAGAGCATGGCCAAGGCCATCGGCAACGCGGCCGAATGGGGCGTCAACGCGGTGCTCGACGGCATCGACAAGGTCATCGACCTGATCGGCGGCATCGTCCGCGGGGCGGTCCGCGCTTTGGAGGCCGTCGGCGAAGCCTTCGTCGACGCCATCGAGTCGGCGCTCAAGGCCGCTGGCGAAGCCATCGAGACGTTGTTCGAGCTCGGTCGCAAGGCGGCCGTGGCGATCGGCCACCTGGTGGCGAGCGCTGCGAAGATCGTCTTCGACGCCGTGGTCAACTCGGTGAAGGCGACGATCGACTTCTTGATCTCGCTCGGCAAGAAAGTGTGGGACGTCATCGAGTTCGTCCTCGACGGTGCCGCCGCGCTCGTGGCTGGCGTCATGGCGTTGATTGCCGGGAAGATCCGTCGGGATCTCGGACTGAATGATCGGCGCATGAAAGACACGAAGGTTGCTGATCGTGCGGCGCTTCGCGACCTGACCTATCCAGATTTCCTGGCCGAGGTCAAGGAACGCCAGGACCTCGCCAACTTCGCCTACAAGCCCTCAGGTGCGCCGAAAGGCTGGGAGCGAGTTCAGGACTACCCCGGGACGGACGGCTTCTACGCCGTCGCGTTCAAGAAGAAAGGCACTGACACCGTGGTCCTTGCCTACCGAGGCACCTCCATGGAGTCAGTCAAGGACTGGCGCGACAATGCCATCAATGCGACCGATCTGCCCAGCAACCAGGCCCGGCAGGCCATCGAGGTCGCGAAGTCCGTGGCTGCGGATCCGCGGTTCAAGAACCATGACATCGAGTACACCGGGCACTCCCTGGGCGGCTCGCTCGCCAGCATCGCCAGCGTCGCGACGGGCAATCCTGCCAAGACGTTCAACGCGGCGAGCATCGGTGAGGGCAACTACTTGCTGGCCAAGGCCGCCGGTGGGCACGGCACGAGCGAGAAGCAGATCGTCAACTATCACACTGCCCCAGACATCCTGACCAATGGGCAAGACGCCGGGGGTATCCGGCCGGCGGCCGGTGCGCAGGTCACGGTCGACTCGACCACCCGCAATCCCGTTTCGGCTCACGGCCTCGATTCGTTCGACTGGTCGAAGTTCGAGACTCCGAAGGCGAAGGTCCGATGA
- a CDS encoding type VII secretion target → MTLDFDGDAVRGLGRDTRRLADSLAIEAQGAETSLSNVSSGTSQDDVKSAVDDLLRTLKSAHTGVVEGLRGFGTELEMTADVVEATDRELASRVPTDD, encoded by the coding sequence ATGACCCTGGACTTCGACGGCGACGCCGTGCGCGGACTCGGCCGAGACACCCGGCGACTCGCCGACAGCCTGGCCATCGAGGCGCAGGGTGCCGAGACGTCGCTGTCGAACGTCTCGTCCGGCACCTCCCAGGACGACGTCAAGTCCGCCGTCGATGACCTGCTGCGCACCCTGAAGAGCGCCCACACCGGAGTCGTCGAGGGCCTGAGAGGCTTCGGCACCGAGCTCGAGATGACCGCCGACGTCGTCGAGGCGACCGACCGGGAGCTCGCTTCCAGAGTGCCGACGGACGACTGA
- a CDS encoding thermonuclease family protein, with protein MTHRRRALASVLVTALVGVVVLVATPAYAFVDKDCSDFATQADAQAFYLANGGPAADPHRLDAEGDGLACETLPCPCSTSPAPLAPQPAPAPLVSRCVQNAKVTQRAVVERVIDGDTLRARVDGARTKVRLLGIDTPERGRKDYGAATKALKKLTPVGRTVTLTSDPTQPYDDQYGRMLRYVRRGSTDVNRAQLLKGWARFYDARTCAPLTKKGLYKRAERSAKKADRGIWR; from the coding sequence ATGACTCATCGCCGCCGTGCCCTCGCCTCAGTGCTCGTCACCGCCTTGGTGGGCGTGGTGGTGCTGGTGGCGACTCCCGCGTACGCATTCGTCGACAAGGACTGCTCGGACTTCGCCACCCAGGCTGACGCGCAGGCGTTCTATCTCGCCAACGGCGGACCGGCGGCCGACCCGCACCGTCTGGATGCGGAGGGCGACGGCCTCGCGTGCGAGACGCTGCCGTGCCCGTGCAGCACATCGCCTGCGCCGCTGGCCCCGCAGCCTGCCCCGGCACCTCTCGTGTCGCGGTGCGTGCAGAACGCGAAGGTCACACAGAGAGCCGTCGTGGAGCGGGTGATCGACGGTGACACCCTCCGTGCCCGGGTCGACGGAGCTCGCACGAAGGTCCGACTGCTCGGCATCGACACGCCCGAGCGGGGACGGAAGGACTACGGGGCCGCGACGAAGGCGCTGAAGAAGCTCACGCCCGTGGGCAGGACGGTCACCCTCACGAGCGACCCGACGCAGCCGTACGACGACCAGTACGGTCGCATGCTGCGCTACGTGCGACGGGGCTCCACAGATGTCAACCGGGCGCAGCTGCTGAAGGGATGGGCCAGGTTCTACGACGCCAGGACGTGCGCTCCGCTGACCAAGAAGGGCCTGTACAAGCGCGCCGAGCGGTCGGCGAAGAAGGCCGATCGCGGCATCTGGCGCTGA
- a CDS encoding InlB B-repeat-containing protein, with amino-acid sequence MPRLLAVVATTAALCGGSLFAAQSASATSHHVVDDGYFYYFDTDNPSLGAELAESQGDTSDLHMLSSVTFGGVEYKVTKVSGLSSWGISDLTLSDNLIEIGDYAFAENPMPTVTIPASVTTIGARAFKNGSRWLTSLTFLGAPPTTFTPAGTMIAGEEGGSLGSPNKLIVTYPWEFDSSTFDGGYTAGTWKGYTTTTTVPVTFDLGGHGSAIEGQDITYGTATTEPEEPTEAGWTFTGWYADADLTTAFDFSDTTTDTAYAGWTQDTVDVPVTPDVPVVPLKPSAPAVLPATTFIVKAPATAKTGKRITVTVRGLAAGETYTLRIAGKDVATGKASKAGTITRTVKIPRSSRSGMHTVKVIGSAINRRGFDTLKITKKK; translated from the coding sequence ATGCCCAGGCTCCTCGCGGTCGTAGCAACCACCGCAGCGCTCTGTGGCGGAAGCCTCTTCGCGGCCCAGTCGGCCAGCGCGACGTCCCATCACGTCGTGGACGACGGTTACTTCTACTACTTCGACACCGACAATCCGAGCTTGGGTGCCGAGCTCGCTGAGTCGCAGGGGGACACCTCCGACTTGCACATGCTGAGCTCGGTGACGTTCGGTGGTGTCGAGTACAAGGTGACCAAGGTCAGTGGCTTGAGCAGTTGGGGTATCAGCGATCTCACGCTGTCTGACAACCTCATCGAGATCGGCGACTACGCATTTGCGGAGAATCCCATGCCCACGGTGACGATCCCTGCGTCGGTCACCACGATCGGTGCCCGCGCCTTCAAGAACGGCAGTCGATGGTTGACCTCGCTCACATTTCTCGGTGCGCCTCCCACGACCTTCACCCCGGCCGGAACGATGATCGCTGGTGAGGAGGGGGGATCGTTGGGCAGTCCGAACAAGTTGATCGTCACCTACCCGTGGGAGTTCGACTCCAGCACGTTCGATGGCGGATACACCGCCGGCACGTGGAAGGGCTACACGACGACCACGACCGTCCCGGTGACCTTCGACCTGGGTGGCCACGGCTCGGCCATCGAGGGCCAGGACATCACGTACGGCACGGCAACCACCGAACCTGAGGAGCCGACCGAAGCGGGTTGGACGTTCACCGGTTGGTACGCCGACGCCGACCTGACGACCGCGTTCGACTTCTCCGACACGACCACCGACACCGCGTACGCCGGCTGGACCCAGGACACCGTCGACGTGCCGGTGACACCCGACGTGCCCGTCGTACCCCTCAAGCCGAGTGCACCCGCGGTGCTGCCGGCAACCACGTTCATCGTCAAGGCCCCCGCCACAGCCAAGACCGGCAAGAGGATCACTGTCACGGTCCGTGGGCTGGCCGCTGGTGAGACCTACACGCTCCGTATCGCCGGCAAGGATGTCGCCACGGGCAAGGCGTCCAAGGCCGGCACGATCACCCGCACGGTCAAGATCCCCAGGTCATCCAGGAGCGGCATGCACACGGTCAAGGTCATCGGCTCAGCGATCAACCGCCGAGGCTTCGACACCCTCAAGATCACCAAGAAGAAGTAG
- a CDS encoding alpha/beta fold hydrolase gives MPHSATRKVVLHGHELSYADRGEGPVVLFIHGILGRQQQWSHLVDRLDDDHRVVLPDLFGHGESAKPMGDYSLSSHAATMRDLLDHLGVERVTLVGHSLGGGIAMQFFYLFPERVERLVLVSSGGLGREVNVVLRSATLPGAAQVLSVLASAPVLSQVEALGRLASKAGWRPGADIGAIWRGFSSLGDRESRRAFLSTTRAVIDIGGQSISAHDHLEGSLPVPTLIVWGSKDHMIPASHALSVAESLPECRVEMFEGAGHFPHLDDPDRFARVLRDFIASDDGSDPS, from the coding sequence ATGCCGCACAGCGCTACCCGCAAGGTCGTGCTCCACGGTCACGAGCTCTCCTACGCCGACCGCGGCGAAGGCCCGGTGGTGCTGTTCATCCACGGCATCCTCGGCAGGCAGCAGCAGTGGTCGCACCTGGTCGACCGGCTGGACGACGACCACCGGGTGGTCCTGCCCGACCTGTTCGGTCACGGCGAGTCGGCCAAGCCCATGGGCGACTACTCGCTCAGCTCCCACGCCGCCACGATGCGCGACCTGCTCGACCACCTCGGCGTCGAGCGCGTCACGCTCGTCGGGCACTCGCTCGGCGGCGGCATCGCGATGCAGTTCTTCTACCTGTTCCCCGAGCGGGTCGAGCGTCTCGTCCTGGTGTCGAGCGGCGGTCTGGGTCGCGAGGTCAACGTGGTCCTCCGGTCGGCGACCCTGCCAGGTGCCGCCCAGGTGCTGAGCGTGCTGGCATCGGCACCCGTCCTCTCCCAGGTCGAGGCGCTGGGCCGCCTCGCGTCGAAGGCCGGGTGGAGGCCCGGTGCCGACATCGGCGCGATCTGGCGGGGCTTCAGCTCGCTCGGCGACCGCGAGAGCCGCCGCGCATTCTTGTCGACGACGCGCGCTGTCATCGACATCGGCGGGCAGAGCATCAGCGCCCACGACCACCTCGAGGGCTCGCTGCCCGTGCCGACCCTGATCGTGTGGGGCTCGAAGGACCACATGATCCCCGCCTCGCACGCGCTCAGCGTCGCCGAGTCGCTGCCGGAGTGCCGCGTCGAGATGTTCGAGGGCGCAGGGCACTTCCCGCACCTGGACGACCCCGACCGCTTCGCCCGCGTGCTGCGCGACTTCATCGCCTCGGACGACGGCTCCGATCCGTCCTGA
- the ychF gene encoding redox-regulated ATPase YchF: MALSIGIVGLPNAGKSTLFNALTKNDVLAANYPFATIEPNVGVVGVPDSRLAELAKIFGSEKILPATVQFVDIAGIVRGASEGEGMGNKFLSHIRESDAICQVTRVFRDEDVTHVDGDVNPANDIETISIELALADLQTLENALPRLDKESRKDKSLVPAFEEAKKAKEALEAGTGVLKAGLDLDLLRDLHLMTSKRFIYVFNCDADELKDEALKQQMRDLVAPSEAIFLDAKGEAELVELGDDEDAEIMRAEMLADMGVEEPGLDALARVGFDTLGLQTYLTAGPKESRAWTIPQGATAPQAAGVIHTDFERGFIKAEIVSFDDLLEAGSMAAAKSVGKVRMEGKEYVMADGDVVEFRFNV, from the coding sequence GTGGCTCTCAGCATCGGCATCGTCGGACTCCCCAACGCGGGCAAGTCGACCCTCTTCAACGCACTGACCAAGAACGACGTCCTCGCGGCGAACTACCCGTTCGCGACGATCGAGCCGAATGTCGGCGTGGTCGGCGTCCCGGACTCGCGCCTGGCCGAGCTGGCCAAGATCTTCGGATCGGAGAAGATCCTCCCGGCGACGGTGCAGTTCGTCGACATCGCCGGCATCGTGCGCGGTGCCTCCGAGGGTGAGGGGATGGGCAACAAGTTCCTGTCGCACATCCGCGAGTCCGACGCGATCTGCCAGGTCACCCGCGTGTTCCGCGACGAGGACGTCACGCACGTCGACGGCGACGTCAACCCCGCCAACGACATCGAGACGATCTCGATCGAGCTGGCCCTCGCCGACCTGCAGACCCTCGAGAACGCGCTGCCGCGGCTCGACAAGGAGTCGCGCAAGGACAAGTCGCTCGTCCCCGCGTTCGAGGAGGCCAAGAAGGCCAAGGAGGCGCTCGAGGCTGGCACCGGCGTGCTGAAGGCCGGGCTCGACCTCGACCTGCTGCGCGACCTGCACCTGATGACGTCCAAGCGGTTCATCTACGTCTTCAACTGCGACGCCGACGAGCTCAAGGACGAGGCGCTCAAGCAGCAGATGCGCGACCTCGTCGCACCGTCGGAGGCGATCTTCCTCGACGCCAAGGGCGAGGCCGAGCTGGTCGAGCTGGGCGACGACGAGGATGCCGAGATCATGCGCGCCGAGATGCTCGCCGACATGGGCGTCGAGGAGCCCGGGCTGGACGCCCTCGCGCGGGTCGGCTTCGACACCCTGGGCCTGCAGACCTACCTCACGGCCGGCCCCAAGGAGTCGCGCGCCTGGACGATCCCGCAGGGTGCGACCGCCCCGCAGGCCGCCGGCGTCATCCACACCGACTTCGAGCGCGGCTTCATCAAGGCTGAGATCGTCTCGTTCGACGACCTGCTCGAGGCCGGCTCGATGGCTGCCGCCAAGAGCGTCGGCAAGGTGCGCATGGAGGGCAAGGAGTACGTCATGGCCGACGGCGACGTCGTGGAGTTCCGCTTCAACGTCTGA
- a CDS encoding GNAT family N-acetyltransferase: MTVETARLTLRPFTLGDTDALFALMSRPEVARWSGRGVPMVDRQEAVDRIERMPVRRGDHPAADVFAVVPHEVEAPVGMAVLVPIPASEGFGRDAHEIGWHLHPDVWGRGYATEAATALVERAFASGIPEVYAVTNPDNVRSQAVCRRLGMTDLGLRSDWYDRELRAFRLDRP; encoded by the coding sequence ATGACCGTCGAGACGGCACGGCTGACCCTGCGCCCGTTCACGCTCGGCGACACCGACGCCCTGTTCGCTCTCATGAGCCGGCCCGAGGTCGCTCGGTGGAGCGGGCGCGGGGTGCCCATGGTCGACCGGCAGGAGGCCGTCGACCGCATCGAGCGGATGCCCGTCCGCCGCGGCGACCACCCGGCCGCGGACGTGTTCGCGGTCGTCCCGCACGAGGTCGAAGCGCCTGTCGGCATGGCCGTCCTCGTGCCCATCCCGGCCAGCGAGGGCTTCGGGCGGGACGCTCACGAGATCGGCTGGCACCTGCACCCGGACGTCTGGGGGCGTGGATACGCCACCGAGGCGGCGACGGCCCTGGTCGAGCGCGCGTTCGCGTCCGGCATCCCCGAGGTCTACGCCGTCACGAACCCCGACAACGTCCGGTCGCAGGCGGTCTGCCGTCGTCTCGGCATGACCGACCTCGGCCTGCGCAGCGATTGGTACGACCGGGAGCTGCGGGCGTTTCGCCTCGACCGCCCCTGA
- a CDS encoding LysE family translocator, whose product MLPADHAAAFALAALALIVIPGPSVLFVIGRSLSLGRMGGFLSVLGNALGMVPAIVAVSVGIGALVSRSLVVLLIVKLVGAVYLVFLGVQAIRHRHDHVGADVGQSATRPTSARLVLEGFVVGVTNPKTIVFFVAVLPQFVSHESGGVPLQLALLGGIFFVIALACDSVWALAAGTARQWFARDPRRLARAGAGGGVMMIGLGGALAVTGSKQ is encoded by the coding sequence ATGCTGCCCGCCGACCACGCTGCTGCCTTCGCCCTCGCCGCGCTCGCCCTCATCGTCATCCCCGGGCCCAGCGTCCTGTTCGTCATCGGGCGCTCCCTGTCTCTGGGACGCATGGGCGGCTTCCTCAGCGTCCTCGGCAACGCGCTGGGCATGGTCCCGGCGATCGTCGCAGTGTCCGTGGGCATCGGCGCGCTAGTGTCGCGGTCGCTGGTCGTGCTTCTCATCGTCAAGCTCGTCGGCGCGGTCTACCTCGTCTTCCTCGGCGTCCAGGCGATCCGCCACCGCCACGATCATGTCGGTGCAGATGTCGGTCAATCGGCGACACGGCCGACGTCCGCCCGCCTCGTGCTCGAGGGGTTCGTTGTCGGCGTCACCAACCCGAAGACGATCGTGTTCTTCGTCGCGGTGCTGCCGCAGTTCGTGAGCCACGAGTCCGGCGGCGTACCCCTGCAGCTCGCACTGCTCGGCGGCATCTTCTTCGTCATCGCGCTCGCATGCGACAGCGTCTGGGCGCTCGCGGCCGGCACCGCGCGGCAGTGGTTCGCCCGCGACCCGCGGCGGCTCGCCCGGGCGGGTGCGGGTGGGGGCGTCATGATGATCGGGCTCGGTGGCGCGCTGGCCGTCACGGGGAGCAAGCAGTGA
- a CDS encoding sigma factor-like helix-turn-helix DNA-binding protein, whose amino-acid sequence MRALSSIDPSAAPDRLAGPLDALDRHAADLSRVAATLTDDVEHATVLVVRALAACTAGELGFRDLSAHVVTDWLYGDDAEPSLSELPAEVSILHDLRGLPPTERALLALCRFGDHTYRDAADALGVTHLTAASLLTATVRSLAVAGPVDGLADSA is encoded by the coding sequence ATGCGAGCTCTCAGCAGCATCGATCCGTCCGCGGCCCCTGATCGTCTCGCGGGTCCGCTCGACGCCCTCGACCGTCATGCGGCCGACCTCAGCCGAGTCGCCGCCACGCTGACCGACGACGTCGAACACGCGACCGTGCTCGTCGTCCGGGCCCTCGCGGCGTGCACCGCAGGCGAGCTCGGGTTCCGTGACCTCAGCGCCCACGTCGTGACCGATTGGCTCTACGGCGACGACGCCGAGCCGTCCTTGTCCGAGCTGCCTGCCGAGGTGTCGATCCTCCACGACCTCCGCGGCTTGCCCCCGACCGAGCGCGCGCTGCTCGCCCTGTGCCGGTTCGGCGACCACACCTACCGCGATGCCGCTGACGCCCTCGGCGTCACCCATCTGACGGCGGCGTCGCTGCTGACCGCGACGGTGCGCAGTCTCGCCGTGGCCGGGCCGGTGGACGGCCTCGCCGACAGCGCCTGA
- a CDS encoding antibiotic biosynthesis monooxygenase family protein, translated as MTVIKINAITVPEGSGDELAHRFAARAGAVDGAQGFQGFELLKPTDDRTQWLVLTRWASEDDFQAWVSSPSFAEGHRSAAERAGGDAPKPVSTHSEIWSYEVAGGSQG; from the coding sequence ATGACCGTCATCAAGATCAACGCCATCACCGTGCCCGAGGGATCCGGCGACGAGCTCGCCCACCGCTTCGCCGCACGGGCCGGAGCCGTCGACGGAGCCCAGGGCTTCCAGGGCTTCGAGCTGCTCAAGCCCACCGACGACCGCACCCAGTGGCTGGTGCTGACGCGCTGGGCCAGCGAGGACGACTTCCAGGCGTGGGTCAGCTCGCCGTCGTTCGCCGAGGGCCACCGCTCCGCCGCCGAGCGCGCCGGCGGCGACGCGCCGAAGCCCGTCTCGACGCACAGCGAGATCTGGAGCTACGAGGTCGCCGGGGGCTCGCAGGGCTGA
- a CDS encoding DNA recombination protein RmuC, whose translation MDVFPLLLTALLALVAGLSLGVLLGSRRAPSASAHDLSLSRAATAEAVEPVRESLDRFGQRLRELESSRIEWHTQLREQVDAVRVTSDSLRKETASLATALRRPQVRGRWGEMHLKRTAELAGMLDHCDFELQVSVGDADSMLRPDMVVRLAGDKRVVVDSKVPLDAYLDAAQAGTEAEAAEHLRRHVKQVRTHIDQLAAKSYWSQFDQTPEFVVLFVPGESILSAALEAEPTLLEHASAKKVVLATPTTLIALLRTVAYAWTQEQLAANAREIQTIAREMYDRIGTVAGHVDKLGRSLESTVRSYNEAVSSIESRFLVTARRFNALHVADTPVDPPRLVETTPRSLTAPELVDELPSWS comes from the coding sequence ATGGACGTCTTCCCCCTCCTCCTCACCGCGCTGCTGGCCCTCGTGGCCGGTCTGTCGCTCGGCGTGCTGCTCGGCAGCCGCCGCGCACCGTCGGCATCCGCCCACGACCTGAGCCTGTCGCGAGCGGCCACGGCTGAGGCCGTCGAGCCCGTCCGCGAGAGCCTCGATCGCTTCGGCCAACGACTGCGAGAGCTCGAGTCGAGCCGCATCGAGTGGCACACCCAGCTACGAGAGCAGGTCGACGCCGTCCGGGTCACGAGCGACTCCCTGCGCAAGGAGACCGCCTCGCTCGCGACGGCACTGCGCCGCCCACAGGTGCGGGGCCGGTGGGGCGAGATGCACCTCAAGCGCACCGCCGAGCTCGCCGGCATGCTCGACCACTGCGACTTCGAGCTGCAGGTCAGCGTCGGTGACGCCGACTCGATGCTCCGGCCCGACATGGTCGTGCGGCTAGCCGGCGACAAGCGAGTCGTCGTCGACTCCAAGGTGCCGCTCGACGCCTATCTCGACGCAGCGCAGGCCGGCACCGAGGCCGAGGCCGCCGAGCACCTGCGACGCCACGTCAAGCAGGTACGCACGCACATCGACCAGCTGGCCGCCAAGTCGTACTGGTCGCAGTTCGACCAGACGCCCGAGTTCGTGGTGCTGTTCGTGCCCGGCGAGTCGATCCTGTCGGCGGCGCTCGAGGCCGAGCCCACCCTGCTCGAGCACGCCTCGGCCAAGAAGGTCGTGCTGGCCACGCCGACGACGCTGATCGCGCTGCTGCGCACCGTCGCCTACGCCTGGACTCAGGAGCAGCTCGCCGCCAACGCCCGCGAGATCCAGACGATCGCCCGTGAGATGTACGACCGCATCGGCACCGTCGCCGGTCACGTCGACAAGCTGGGACGCTCGCTGGAGTCGACCGTGCGGTCGTACAACGAGGCCGTCAGCTCGATCGAGTCGCGCTTCCTGGTCACGGCCCGACGCTTCAACGCCCTGCACGTGGCCGACACACCGGTCGACCCGCCCCGTCTCGTCGAGACGACACCCCGTTCATTGACCGCTCCCGAGCTCGTCGATGAACTACCGTCATGGTCATGA
- a CDS encoding DUF6542 domain-containing protein — translation MVMTQAVRTPPPRSARRDLTARQAIIASCVAMTAIVLLDLVDGQLDLLYSVGFVLIAVTAPMSVGTRHLFATGVLAPILMIASLLAVILVDPTVIRVEGMDADAGTFARLIAGTLDHGMTLFVGGGLALAVIALRLAADRGRPARR, via the coding sequence ATGGTCATGACGCAGGCGGTGCGCACCCCACCCCCTCGCTCGGCGCGGCGCGACCTGACCGCCCGCCAGGCGATCATCGCCTCGTGCGTCGCAATGACCGCGATCGTGCTTCTCGACCTCGTCGACGGACAGCTCGACCTGCTCTACTCGGTCGGCTTCGTGCTGATCGCCGTCACCGCACCCATGAGCGTCGGCACCAGGCACCTGTTCGCGACCGGTGTGCTGGCCCCCATCCTGATGATCGCCAGCCTGCTCGCCGTGATCCTCGTCGATCCCACCGTCATCCGGGTCGAGGGCATGGACGCGGACGCCGGCACGTTCGCGCGTCTGATCGCCGGCACGCTCGACCACGGCATGACGCTGTTCGTCGGCGGCGGACTGGCCCTCGCCGTGATCGCCCTGCGCCTCGCCGCCGACCGCGGTCGTCCCGCCCGCCGCTGA